Genomic segment of Pochonia chlamydosporia 170 chromosome 1, whole genome shotgun sequence:
CGTTTATGCCCAAGGCCCCTTCCTTTGCTACCCCTGGATGAATAATGATTTCATGCATCAAAAAGGCTCAAAAATCCTATAAACACCCGGCCAATGCCAATGTACATATGTAAAACCTACTTCAGGCCAAATCCTTCACTTTCAAACACAGCTCTCCACAACATGGCTTCTAGTTTTTGCTTCGATCCATACTGCCACAGTGATATCATGTTGAAGCATGTTCTTGCAATCGGAAACCGCCCAACGTCTTCACCAAGACACGAAATCTTTATTGGAAGCATGGCTGCTCCTGTTGCTGGGATGCGATCACTTCCCGTTATGAATGAAAGAAGCTTACGTTGATTGGCCGGTGCTGCCTCTTGAAATGTTTCCCAAAACCATGAGACTACCGGGCTGCTCCCTTCGGGTTGGCGGTTTCCCCAGTTATCATATTCGGCCACAGCCCTCAACGAAGCAATGTCAAGAGCTTCATCTGAGCCTCTGATAAGGAGCTCGATTTCTTCAGGTCGAAATAGAGAAAAGGCATTCCCTCCACATACCGTGTAGAAACCTCTTTTGAACGGTTCGAATTGGCGTGTAACCGCCGTATCCAACACATATCGAACGTAGAGGTCAACATACTCCCTTCGGTTGCTGTTCGTAACAGCTTTTCGTTCGCCACCAGGGCAAAGCGGTACTTGAACTTTTGTGCCATATTTCTCTGTGTCGATCACGAAATCCAGGCAAAAGGTGTTTTCAACATCGCCCTCGAAGTCCAGAAGCTGGCGCAATCCACGAGCTACTCTGGGCCTGTACTCTGCCAAATCGTCTAGAGTATACTGCATTGATGGGCGTGGCCGAGAGGACATCCCCAAGCCGTGTGCTGGAGCAGCTGCCAGCAGCTTTCGGAATGCAAACGGCGGTAGGGCGACATCCAATATGGTGGAATTGTAAATAGCCAATCCCATCACAACACCGACCAAGAAGAATTGATCCGAGGTTTCAAAGGTCGCGGGGTTGAAGTAACAGTACTGTGAATCTTCATCGTAAAGAAACATCCCTAGCAAGTTCCGATTAGCTCAGGTCCCAGGTGTTATGAGTTCCATCAGTCCACTTACCATGATCGGGATTAAAGACTTCCCGGATGAGAAGCAAGAACCATTCCTTCCGCAGCCCGCCACCATCTATACCCTCTTCGCCGCTGAAAGTAATTCTGAGACCCTTCTTGATATCCTCACTTCCGCTTCCAATGACTTCGCTCACCGCAGTAAGGCTGTCTTCTACGAGACAGTCTCTGCGAACAGTCAGAGACAAATATTGCTTTACATTTCGATTGGTCATTATGCTGTCGAGGAAGGCATCCCGTGCcttcatctgcatctgccGCCGGGCATCATGCTCGAGTATATGCGTCTTGGCCCAAATGCTCATTAAAAATGGGTACTGACAGAAAGAAAATTTGGATCGCTTGGATTCCCAAGACTCAAAATCACCGACTAGATCAGCGTAGTCTATCATTGAGTTATAAAAATCTGTGGTGGGTAGAAGCTGTCCACCAGAGTGTCCGTAATCGCGGGTTGATCCAGTGGCAACATTTACGCCTGACGCCGTTGCTCCCGCCGGATGGCCATGCTTTGATCCAGGAGTGTTGTTGGCCGCGAATAAAAGTGCAAGCACGCGGGATGCCGCTTTGATCTGCCAGTCTTCAGTGTATGCTATTTTCTGTGCTGGTCCGTTCTTTTTCGAGGCTCCCCCAGATCTAATTTCGTCGTGCAAGTAAAAGCCGACGCCGGACCGGTCAGCCCGCATCTCCGGTATCAAACCAGCCGTAATATCGACTTCAGTTGGTTGCTTCTTGTCGATTTGTCGGAGCAAGCGGTAGCTCAAAAACCCAGACACCAAATCTTTAGTTCGAATGAAACGTGAATTCTCAAATTTTGAGAACCATGCGATGAGGTGGGTGTGGCATTCTGCTGACGTGGTTGATAACAGCCCAATGACTCGCTTGATGATACCTGAATGCTGGCCAGACAAGAGCCCAGAGCTTGGAAGTACCTTTCCCCTGGGTGGAGTTACTGAAGATGGCCCCGAAACTACAGTATCCGGCTGTAAAATGCCACGAAAGGGCTTCATACTAGAATGCAATAAAGGAttctccatgatgatgaggagaaaGCGAAGGTCCGCAGCACTAGTCAAGGGCCGGCCAGGTCTCTTAAGCAACGACTCCGTAGCCTTCAGTAGCATTCGCTGGGTATGCTCTTGCCCTTGAAGCAGTTCGTGCTCCAGTGCTTGAAGTTCTCTTTGTGTTTTGGGCTGAATGGCGAATTCCCTGCTAATGTCTTCATACACAGCAAACCAGTCCGCTGCAGCATTGACGGTCATGGCATACCACGCATCAATTTCGTCCCAGTTTAAATTCGGACTTTTCACACTAGAAGGCGATTTCCGGGGAGGGCTCTCGGGTCGCCGGGTAGTGTGATGTTTCGGGGTTCCATGCGGTATACGTCCGCCCGTCCACCACAAACCATTCTCCGCAACATCGCCAATCAAAAGTATCTTCGGGTCAATCTCATTCATGGCATTGCCCGGCAGTGACTCCTCTACTCGCGAGTGAGTAGTTCCGGACTGAGAGTCAGACCTTCCTCGAGATGGTACCGGTTTCCGCCGTATTTGTTCAATCTGTTGGTCGTCTCTACCGCGATCCTGTGTCGAAAATGATGAATTTAAAGATTCGAAGGAGTTGAAAACTTTCGCAATGTACTCTTCGAGAGGTTTGAATATCCTCTTTGGTTCGCATTGGTCACCCAAAGAAGGGCCTCTGCGGTGTGCCGTTAGATTATTTGGATTTGTTGGCCTCACTGGTGGGGGCGGCCGTTCTGGATATGAAGACGAATATGACCTAACGGCGGTGTTTGGTCGCAGGTGACTCGGGCGCAAAGTAGGTTGCTCTTCAAAGACGTATTTTGCAGTGTAGCCATCGTGCTCCCTTGCATACAATGGGCTCGCCACATGTCCATTGCAGGCATCATGAGGGTTCCTATAAGCATCCTGTGCTACCGAGCTGCTTTGGGATGCATTATGTGACGGCCATATTGAAGCATCAGGGCTGGGTCTCGGGGCCAACTTCCTGGAAACGTACGAGTGAATACACTGTCTCACGAGTCGACGACAATGTTGGAGCGAAATCGGTTGAGCTGCAGAGAAGATATTAGTGAGATTCTATAATAGCCATATAAGAGTTAAGAGCTAACGCATACCAGTCAGACTCTCACACCGCGCATGAACACTTCCATCACGTCGCCTCCCGAGAAACCCGGACTTCGTAGCCTCACTCCCCGGAACCACCAAATCATTAATGGTAGTACAAATAGTGCACTTGAAAACTTTCAACTCTTTCGGCCATCTCATCAATGACGAGCAAGTCATACAATTGCCCGTAGCAAAGTCCTTACTGCCACCCGGCCCTGCACGCTTGTGCTTATTAACGCTTGGCCCGGACATggcgccatcaccaactccccGATCCTCAAAATCAGGCTGCAGGTGGCCCGTCGAGCCTTGTCTCTTCTTGGGAGTGCCGAGAAGCGATGGAAATGGATTACTTATGGAGCGTGCATGGCGAGAAGGCGCTGCCGTTGGTTTGGTTCGTTGAAAGTCAGACTCAGAGGAGCTCGAGTCGTCGTGTACTCGGCTATTAGATATGTCGATAGCTCCAAAGAGAGTAGTGGGCGTCTCCAGAGCGTCGGTGTGAATTCGAGTAACGAGGTCGCGGCGAGGCGGTCGAGAACGGCTGCGGGAAGAGGAAGTCATGGTTCCGCCGggtttttattttttgcaAGACATGAACCAGGCAAATTTTGTATCTGGCGCTTTGGTTCAAAAGGGAAAGCGTCTTCTGCGTCTGGTCCATTCGGGGGTCACAGCGAGGCAAGTACGACAATTATCGTGGCGAGACACCAAGAAGCAACCGGTGCATCTTGGCCACTGTACGGTGAGACAAGAGAGATGCGAAGTCGGATACTTGGGCCGTTGAGCTGACCGTTGTgatttttttgtttgttgaacTTGTTTCTGCAAATAGCATACAAATTGCAAGGTACTTGACCAAAGGCGAAGTCACTCTGCTCTGGTGGCAGTTAGGAAATGGGATCAGATGcggaatgggaatgggaataGGATTGCTGGATGCGTGCGGCGAAGTCCAaattggtctggtcttggtctggtctggtccggttCAGtgtggtccatgtcactgTCTAGTGCCGTTGTGCCgcgccaagccaagccagagGCTCAGATCAAATGCCAAGCACCGGACTTGAGTGCCTTTGAAGCGCCGGACCAgctcaatgtctggtgtatGGTGGATGGTATGGTGTCCAGTTCCCACTGTTTCAATGTTAGTGGCGCTGACGTCGTTTGACTGGCGGGCGGCTCAGGCGCTCGATGCTGCCaatttggtctggtccaagcGATGGCCCGTGCCACTTTAGCTCAAATAGTTGAACTATGTGCACATTCGTGCAAGCAGTTGCACGTAGGTCAGGAACGGGCTTCAAGCAcatccatttccatcacTTGGTGACCTTTTTCGTCCCTTTAAAAGCTTTAATTTCCATGCAGGCAATTCTGTCGGGCACGCGACACTCGTATCCTAAACTTTCAATGGCATTCCGTGTCCCTTCTCACGAGTACAGTATTTCATCTGATgggcaaaggctgcctcgtatcagtctggtgtgttgttGGGCTGCGAGTACACCATACTCAACGTCTGATCATGTTACACGAGTCCTCGCCTGAAACGTTCCGACGCGCAAACCTCGTTGACTATTGTGCTCTAGCTCGCCTAACAAAGTCACTGCACACAGTCACTTCCCGTCGTTCGCATCAACTTGCATCTCGCATAATTCCAAGCCCCGAGGCACGTCTCGTCACACATACTACCTTGTCTGGGCCAATAAATGGTAAGCCTGCTTGCATTATTCCACCAGTGCCCAAAGGTGCCACATCGTGGGACAGACATGGGATGGAACATGGGACATTCTGCCGCCGACTGTGGACTATCCAAAAATCGCACAATGCACGGATGCCTTTTGCTTCCTTGACTTTTACTCATTGGTACTGTTAACAAGCCTGCCGTCTAGTTATGGTCCGTCTTACCACAAGTCGACTGAATTTCTATGCTCTCAAGTCTAGTCTTTTTCGAATCTTGGTGGCcccttccttctctgccGCTCCGCTTGACAAATATTATTCAaaaacaatggcagccttgaTAGCAGACTTGTCCTTAATGCTCTGAAGAGCTTTGTCGAACTCTTCCAGCTTGAACGTCTTGTTAACAATTCCCTTGGTCTTGACCTTGCCCGAGTCAAGGTAGTCAATAGTAGCGGCTGGTAATTGACAGAAAGTTAGATGAATTCACATGGATTCACATGGCAGTGACGGGAAGCGGAACCCGACTTACGGAACATGTAGGTTTCGGAGAAAGACCCGATGATGGTGATTTCGTCACCAAAAATCTTGGCGGGTGGCCAAGTAACCCGGTCGGCATTGGCATAGACACTGCCACGATGAAAGAAAATTAGAATCTCCCGAGCAATTTTTGAAAACGAGTAAAGTTTGCTTGACTTACCCATAGACGACGAGGGTGCCACCACGACGAACGTAGTGGATGGCGTCGCCCAAAATCTTAACAGAACCAGTAGCCTCGACAACTACAGGACATCAGAATTCGCATCACAGCCTGTCTCATATGGAAATTCACATACCAATGTCAAAGCCATACGGATTGTCcttcttgagctgctcaaATTGAGGCTCAGGGTTTTCTCTCGACAGCTCAATGTAAGTatcagcagcatcaaggcTCTTTGCCAGGTCCATCTTCAAGCCCTTGGGCGCTGCAATGGTAACCTGGCAGCCTCCGTTCTGTCTAAGAAGCTGAGCAAGCATCTTTCACGTCAATTAGCTTCAATGTCCCCATGTCAAGTACAAGCTCATGCGAAACTTACAAGACCGGTGGGGCCAGCGCCAAACATGAGGACATGAGATCCCAGCTTGGGGCGGATCTTCTCCAAACCATGGCAAGCACAAGAAGCAGGTTCAAGGAGGGTGGCATCGACCCAGTTCAGGTTCTGAATCTTGAATACCTTGGCGGCAGGGTAGGCGCAGTACTCGGCAAAGCCGCCGTTCATGGTAACACCATGGGCGTTGaactgcaccagacatgttaGCACAATCGCAAGACAGAAGGCTGAGGCGATGGCTGCATACGTTCTCGCAGAGCAATAGCTGACCACGGCGGCAGTAGAAGCACTCATTGCAGAGTTCACTGTTGTCGGCGGCGACTCGGTCACCGATTTGGAAGCCCTTGA
This window contains:
- a CDS encoding ubiquitin-protein ligase (Hul4) (similar to Aspergillus clavatus NRRL 1 XP_001269696.1); protein product: MTSSSRSRSRPPRRDLVTRIHTDALETPTTLFGAIDISNSRVHDDSSSSESDFQRTKPTAAPSRHARSISNPFPSLLGTPKKRQGSTGHLQPDFEDRGVGDGAMSGPSVNKHKRAGPGGSKDFATGNCMTCSSLMRWPKELKVFKCTICTTINDLVVPGSEATKSGFLGRRRDGSVHARCESLTAQPISLQHCRRLVRQCIHSYVSRKLAPRPSPDASIWPSHNASQSSSVAQDAYRNPHDACNGHVASPLYAREHDGYTAKYVFEEQPTLRPSHLRPNTAVRSYSSSYPERPPPPVRPTNPNNLTAHRRGPSLGDQCEPKRIFKPLEEYIAKVFNSFESLNSSFSTQDRGRDDQQIEQIRRKPVPSRGRSDSQSGTTHSRVEESLPGNAMNEIDPKILLIGDVAENGLWWTGGRIPHGTPKHHTTRRPESPPRKSPSSVKSPNLNWDEIDAWYAMTVNAAADWFAVYEDISREFAIQPKTQRELQALEHELLQGQEHTQRMLLKATESLLKRPGRPLTSAADLRFLLIIMENPLLHSSMKPFRGILQPDTVVSGPSSVTPPRGKVLPSSGLLSGQHSGIIKRVIGLLSTTSAECHTHLIAWFSKFENSRFIRTKDLVSGFLSYRLLRQIDKKQPTEVDITAGLIPEMRADRSGVGFYLHDEIRSGGASKKNGPAQKIAYTEDWQIKAASRVLALLFAANNTPGSKHGHPAGATASGVNVATGSTRDYGHSGGQLLPTTDFYNSMIDYADLVGDFESWESKRSKFSFCQYPFLMSIWAKTHILEHDARRQMQMKARDAFLDSIMTNRNVKQYLSLTVRRDCLVEDSLTAVSEVIGSGSEDIKKGLRITFSGEEGIDGGGLRKEWFLLLIREVFNPDHGMFLYDEDSQYCYFNPATFETSDQFFLVGVVMGLAIYNSTILDVALPPFAFRKLLAAAPAHGLGMSSRPRPSMQYTLDDLAEYRPRVARGLRQLLDFEGDVENTFCLDFVIDTEKYGTKVQVPLCPGGERKAVTNSNRREYVDLYVRYVLDTAVTRQFEPFKRGFYTVCGGNAFSLFRPEEIELLIRGSDEALDIASLRAVAEYDNWGNRQPEGSSPVVSWFWETFQEAAPANQRKLLSFITGSDRIPATGAAMLPIKISCLGEDVGRFPIARTCFNMISLWQYGSKQKLEAMLWRAVFESEGFGLK
- a CDS encoding chlorophyll synthesis pathway protein BchC (similar to Coccidioides immitis RS XP_001245504.1) codes for the protein MANLPKEMKALRYEKPEDWSIVTVPLPELRDNDVLVQVKACGVCGTGELSLYPEQHIHEGEFIAKFPLIPGHETVGLIAAVGKNVKGFQIGDRVAADNSELCNECFYCRRGQLLLCENFNAHGVTMNGGFAEYCAYPAAKVFKIQNLNWVDATLLEPASCACHGLEKIRPKLGSHVLMFGAGPTGLMLAQLLRQNGGCQVTIAAPKGLKMDLAKSLDAADTYIELSRENPEPQFEQLKKDNPYGFDIVVEATGSVKILGDAIHYVRRGGTLVVYGVYANADRVTWPPAKIFGDEITIIGSFSETYMFPATIDYLDSGKVKTKGIVNKTFKLEEFDKALQSIKDKSAIKAAIVFE